One Pseudomonas abieticivorans genomic region harbors:
- a CDS encoding ATP-binding protein: MLLLTLLVVLLAQSLASAIWLSQLRATQLEGLVTAARSLAHSMSASVSYFRSLPLAYRPLVLDQLRSMGGTRFVVSLNDKPLDMRVLPPTPRKTAVLEAVDEVLHGQLGDQVNISVQFVSPDDLRIFNSGLSLSELPRSWAHYALTLEPVNPPVLVTQIRLAEGEWLYIASLLPEPYTSLEEEGLPSQQVWFIVLTSSFLLLFIGLLVHWQSRPLKRLARAARDMSLGATQVDEAKLEGGGSEVEDVGRAFNAMRERISRYLTERSQLFSAISHDLRTPITRLRLRVELLEDEALEAKFGRDLDELELLVKGALQCVKDTDIHENIEKVDLNQVLDCLVEPFLAPGGNGRVTLEGAAHFSYSGKPLALKRCMGNLIDNALKYGQRAHLFVEDDGDAFVLHVDDEGPGVPQQRLEQVFEPHFRLAGQQQGYGLGLGIARNIAHSHGGEVSLQNLREGGLRVTLYLPRT, translated from the coding sequence CATTCGATGTCGGCCAGCGTCAGTTATTTCCGTTCGTTGCCCCTGGCGTATCGGCCACTGGTGCTCGACCAGTTGCGCAGCATGGGCGGCACGCGGTTCGTGGTGTCGCTCAATGACAAGCCGCTGGACATGCGCGTGCTACCGCCCACCCCACGCAAGACCGCGGTGCTGGAAGCGGTGGATGAAGTGCTGCACGGGCAATTGGGCGACCAGGTGAATATCTCGGTGCAGTTTGTCAGCCCCGATGACCTGCGCATCTTCAACAGCGGCCTGAGCCTGAGTGAGTTGCCGCGTTCCTGGGCCCACTACGCGCTGACCCTGGAGCCGGTCAACCCGCCGGTGCTGGTCACGCAAATCCGCCTGGCCGAAGGCGAGTGGCTGTACATCGCCTCCTTGCTGCCCGAGCCCTACACCAGCCTCGAGGAAGAGGGCCTGCCGTCGCAGCAGGTGTGGTTCATCGTGCTCACCAGCTCGTTCCTGCTGCTGTTCATCGGCCTGTTGGTGCACTGGCAAAGCCGCCCGCTCAAACGCCTGGCCCGCGCCGCGCGAGACATGTCCCTGGGGGCCACCCAGGTGGACGAGGCCAAGCTTGAGGGCGGTGGCAGCGAGGTGGAAGACGTGGGCCGGGCGTTCAATGCCATGCGCGAACGCATCAGCCGATACCTCACCGAGCGCAGCCAGTTGTTCAGCGCCATTTCCCACGACCTGCGCACGCCCATCACCCGCCTGCGCCTGCGCGTGGAACTGCTGGAGGATGAAGCGTTGGAAGCCAAGTTCGGCCGCGACCTGGACGAGTTGGAACTGCTGGTCAAGGGTGCGCTGCAATGTGTGAAAGACACGGACATCCACGAGAACATCGAGAAGGTCGACCTCAACCAGGTGCTCGATTGCCTGGTAGAGCCGTTTTTGGCGCCCGGTGGCAACGGCCGCGTGACCCTGGAGGGCGCGGCGCACTTCAGCTACTCGGGCAAGCCGCTGGCCTTGAAGCGCTGCATGGGCAACCTGATCGACAATGCCTTGAAATACGGCCAGCGTGCGCACCTGTTCGTCGAAGATGACGGCGACGCCTTTGTGCTGCACGTGGACGACGAAGGGCCGGGCGTGCCACAGCAGCGTTTGGAGCAAGTATTCGAACCGCACTTTCGCCTGGCCGGGCAGCAGCAGGGGTATGGCCTGGGGCTGGGCATCGCCCGCAACATTGCCCATAGCCATGGCGGCGAGGTGAGCCTGCAAAACCTGCGAGAAGGGGGCCTGCGCGTCACGCTCTACCTGCCCCGCACCTGA